DNA sequence from the Brooklawnia cerclae genome:
GGCAGCTCCGGCTCCCGGAGGACACCGCCACCGACGGCCCGGACGAGGAACAGGCCGCTCCCGAATCCAGGTACGCACCTACCGACGACGGCGAGCCCGTCGAGCAGTGCCCCGTCCCGGTCGATCCGGCGTCGGCGCCGGACGGGCCTGTGATCGAGGTCTCCTCGCCGGAGGCGGGCGCCGACCTGCTCCCGGCAGTCGCAGCAACTGCCGCGATCGGTTCCGTGCTCGCGGGCGGGTTGATCGGTCAGTTCAGGTGGCGGCGGCGTCAGCAGCAGGCGTCTCGTCCGCTGGGACGCCGTCTGCCGCCGATTCCGCCGGGCAGCGAGCCGATCCGCGGGGCGCTGGAGCAACTGGCTGCTTCCGCCGACCCTGTGACGTCGTCGGCGACGGTGGTCGAACTCGGCGAACGCCCGGGTGGCGGCCCGGACGGTGTCGTGCGAAGCGACCTCGAGGGTTCGGTGGTCACCGCGGTGCTGGGCGACGACGGCGACGACATCGCGATGGCGAGCGCCATCGCCCTGCAGCTGGCCTGCACGGGCGACGGGAACACGGCCGTGATCGCCGCCGGTGCGGAGTTCGGTTGGATGACGAGCCTGGACGAGCCCCGCGTCGTCATCCGGGAGAACATCGACGACGGCATGCGCGAACTGGGGGCGTGCGTCGCACGGCGGTTGGCGTCCCTGCCCCCCGGGGCCACGGCCGCCGGACTGCGGTCGGATCCGCAACTCGCCGAGGCCTGGGCGCCACAGGTCTTCATCTTCGCGACGCCGCCGGGCTCGCCCCTACCCGCGGGCATGCGGGAGGCCGGTGTGGCCTGTGTCGTGTGCGGTGAGGTGCCCGGTGCCGGGACCGTCGTCAGCATCGGGGACGACCTCGCCGAATGCCTCGGTGTGGTGGGCCGGTTCTCCCCGCGTCTCGTCCCGCCGCCCGCCCGCCGTGCCCTCGCCGAGATCTTCGAGGCGGCCAATGCGAGCGAACTCCCCCCGGCTCCCTGGTGGAGCGAGACGTCCGGAACCGAGGAACCCACCCCCCTTCCCCTGCCGATCGCGCACCGGCCCGGCGACCTGGAGGAATCATCCGTGTCCCCACTGGCAGAAAGCTCTCACCCCGTCCTCCACCTGCTGGGCCCGGTCAGGCTGACCGGGACACGGGGTCCGTTGCCCGCACGCGCGGTCAAACAGTGCCAGGAGTACTGCGCCTGGCTGCTCGAGCACCCCGGCAGCAGCGCGCCGGCCATGACGCAGTCGCTGCTCGTGGCCGAGGGGACTCGCCGGTCGAACATGAGCCGGTTGAGGGCCTGGCTCGGCTCCGCGCCCGACGGGACCGCCTACCTGCCTGATGCCTACAGCGGACGCATCAGCCTGCACCCGGCCGTGACCTCCGACTGGGAGACCCTGCAGCTTCTCGTCGGCGGCGGGGTCAACCGCACGGGCGACGCGGCGCTCGTCCAGGCGCTCAGCGTCGTGCGTGGCGCCCCGCTCGCGGACGCGGCTCCGGGTCAGTGGCACTGGGCCGAGCAGTTGCGGGCCGACATGACGGCGCTGGTTCGCGACATCGGCGTCGTCCTCGCCAGGCACGCGATGGCGTCGGGAGACTCCGATCTGGCAGCCTGGGCCGTCGAGCGTGCCCAGCTCGCGGCGCCGGACGACGAGCTCCTCCTCGGCCTTCGCATACGTATGGCGGACGCCGCCGGCGACCGTGCGGAGGTCGATCACCTGGTCATGCACCTCACGCGGCGCGCCCGGACGCTGGGTGTCGATCTTGCGGACGAGACGGTCGTCCTGCTGCAGCAGGTGGTCGAGGGACGGGCGAGGCTGCGGGCCTGAGCCTTTCAAGGTCACGAACGGGTCACGACGGTTGCCGTGGTTGCCATGTGATCATTGACCGTTGCCAAGCCGTTTCTTAGGATCTCCTCGTCAGGTAGCTCACCCCAATCCTGGGAATATTCCCTAGTGGACAGGGTTACCTGTACCTCTCTTCGCGCTTCGGACCATGGCGGTCCATCCGACGCGGAAGCCGTCCGATTCGTTGTGGAGTTGGTTCGTTGCCGTTTGTTGCAGGACCCGTACCAAAGGAGGTACACACCATGAAGTTGTCCAAGGTGATCCTGACCGGTGCCGTCGGTGTCGTGTCGTTGAGCATGGCCGCGTGTGGCGGCGGTTCGTCCAGCGGGGAGGCGAGCGGTGGCGGCGGTGAGCAGACCGTGTTCAAGCTCGCGTTCAACCAGACCGAGGAACACCCGCAGTACCACGCCGGTGAGGAACTGGGTAAGCGCCTCGAGGAGGCGACCGACGGCCGCTACAGCATCAAGGTCTATCCGAACGAGCAGTTGGGCGGACAGTCCGACGTCATTCAGAACCTGGCCAACGGCACCGTCGAGCTGATGTGGGTGGGCGGCCCGGTGCTGGAGTCGTACAACGAGGACTTCGTCGTCTACAACCTGCCCTACGTGTTCGACTCCTACGAGTCGCAGATGGCGATCCTGCAGGACGAGGAGCTCAACGACGATCTCTTCCACTCGATCGAGGACAAGGGCATCACGGTGCTGGCCGGCGTTCACGCGGGCATCCGCAACATCTACAACAGCAAGCGGCCCGTCACCACGCCCGACGACATGGCGGGGCTGAAGATCCGCGTCCAGCAGTCCGACTCGCAGGTGAAGATGATCGAGCTCATGGGCGGCGTCGCGTCCCCGATGAACCTCGGTGAGGTCTACTCGGCGCTGCAGACCGGCGTGCTCGACGGCGCCGAGAACAACGAGCCGACCTACGACGCGATCAAGCACGACGAGGTCGCGAAGTACTACTCGTACACCAAGCACCTGATGATCCCCGACTACCTGCTGGTGAGCACCAAGGCACTGGAGGGCATGGACGAGGCCGACCGCGAGGCGTTCCTGGCGCTCATCCCCGAGATCCAGGAACTGGCCAGCAGCGAGTTCCTCGACTACGCAGAGGAGTCGAAGCAGCATGCCGAGGAACTCGGTGCGCAGTTCAACGACGCCGGCGCGGCGGCCTTCAAGGAGAAGCTGACCCCGATGGTCGAGGAGTACATGAGCGCGAACGAGGCTCGCCAGACCATCTACGCGGCCATCAAGGAAGCCAACCAGGCCAATCCGGCGTAACGCCGAACCCACCCGGACGCCGGGCAGGCTGGTCGACGACCACGCCTGCCCGGCGTCCGTCACGTCTCAGTCGCCGGTGGAGGCGATCGTGACGCCGATGTCGTACTCGTCCGGGTCGATCGACACGGTGACGGTGCCGGCCTGCGCGTCCCAGACGGTCAGGTCACCCACCACGTACCCCTGCTGTCCCAGCTCCGAGGCCAGCGCCCCGCGCAGGTCGGAGGCCACCTCGGCCAGGAG
Encoded proteins:
- a CDS encoding TRAP transporter substrate-binding protein, coding for MKLSKVILTGAVGVVSLSMAACGGGSSSGEASGGGGEQTVFKLAFNQTEEHPQYHAGEELGKRLEEATDGRYSIKVYPNEQLGGQSDVIQNLANGTVELMWVGGPVLESYNEDFVVYNLPYVFDSYESQMAILQDEELNDDLFHSIEDKGITVLAGVHAGIRNIYNSKRPVTTPDDMAGLKIRVQQSDSQVKMIELMGGVASPMNLGEVYSALQTGVLDGAENNEPTYDAIKHDEVAKYYSYTKHLMIPDYLLVSTKALEGMDEADREAFLALIPEIQELASSEFLDYAEESKQHAEELGAQFNDAGAAAFKEKLTPMVEEYMSANEARQTIYAAIKEANQANPA
- a CDS encoding LysM peptidoglycan-binding domain-containing protein, which encodes MNAARVTAVARALAAALVVAAVVVGGPLALVRFGRLGALLGFDWGAVWVTRDDGSLVLGVITLVGWGAWALATLSLISEVVAVATRERHRPRLPGAGLFAPASAVLVTAIIGLVAGQVIVPARAHAQDPADDAGTPAATTVASAAARPSEASDPMRNPTTRTHLVQPGDDLWSLAERYFGDGTRWRQIAEVNDTVLIEGTDLLQPGMVLAIPAGVADPPDDGAVTVQSGDTLSGLAETYLGEAGRWPELAAVNGDQVLDPDRIDTGWQLRLPEDTATDGPDEEQAAPESRYAPTDDGEPVEQCPVPVDPASAPDGPVIEVSSPEAGADLLPAVAATAAIGSVLAGGLIGQFRWRRRQQQASRPLGRRLPPIPPGSEPIRGALEQLAASADPVTSSATVVELGERPGGGPDGVVRSDLEGSVVTAVLGDDGDDIAMASAIALQLACTGDGNTAVIAAGAEFGWMTSLDEPRVVIRENIDDGMRELGACVARRLASLPPGATAAGLRSDPQLAEAWAPQVFIFATPPGSPLPAGMREAGVACVVCGEVPGAGTVVSIGDDLAECLGVVGRFSPRLVPPPARRALAEIFEAANASELPPAPWWSETSGTEEPTPLPLPIAHRPGDLEESSVSPLAESSHPVLHLLGPVRLTGTRGPLPARAVKQCQEYCAWLLEHPGSSAPAMTQSLLVAEGTRRSNMSRLRAWLGSAPDGTAYLPDAYSGRISLHPAVTSDWETLQLLVGGGVNRTGDAALVQALSVVRGAPLADAAPGQWHWAEQLRADMTALVRDIGVVLARHAMASGDSDLAAWAVERAQLAAPDDELLLGLRIRMADAAGDRAEVDHLVMHLTRRARTLGVDLADETVVLLQQVVEGRARLRA